The genomic stretch CCCGGTAAACGGCGGCCGTAACTATAACGGTCCTAAGGTAGCGAAATTCCTTGTCGGGTAAGTTCCGACCTGCACGAATGGCGTAATGATGGCCACGCTGTCTCCACCCGAGACTCAGTGAAATTGAAATCGCTGTGAAGATGCAGTGTACCCGCGGCTAGACGGAAAGACCCCGTGAACCTTTACTACAGCTTGGCACTGAACATTGAACCTACATGTGTAGGATAGGTGGGAGACTTTGAAACCGCGTCGCTAGATGTGGTGGAGTCGTCCTTGAAATACCACCCTTGTAGTTTTGATGTTCTAACGTTGGTCCCTGAATCGGGATTACGGACAGTGCCTGGTGGGTAGTTTGACTGGGGCGGTCTCCTCCCAAAGAGTAACGGAGGAGCACGAAGGTGGGCTAAACACGGTTGGACATCGTGTGGTTAGTGCAATGGCATAAGCCCGCTTGACTGCGAGAATGACAATTCGAGCAGGTGCGAAAGCAGGTCATAGTGATCCGGTGGTTCTGAATGGAAGGGCCATCGCTCAACGGATAAAAGGTACTCCGGGGATAACAGGCTGATACCGCCCAAGAGTTCATATCGACGGCGGTGTTTGGCACCTCGATGTCGGCTCATCACATCCTGGGGCTGAAGTCGGTCCCAAGGGTATGGCTGTTCGCCATTTAAAGTGGTACGCGAGCTGGGTTTAGAACGTCGTGAGACAGTTCGGTCCCTATCTGCCGTGGGCGTTGGAAAATTGAAGGGGGCTGCTCCTAGTACGAGAGGACCGGAGTGGACGAACCTCTGGTGTTCGGGTTGTCATGCCAATGGCATTGCCCGGTAGCTAAGTTCGGAATCGATAACCGCTGAAAGCATCTAAGCGGGAAGCGAGCCCTGAGATGAGTTTTCCCTGACGCTATAAGCGTCCTTAAGGGTTGTTCAAGACTAGAACGTTGATAGGCAGGGTGTGTAAGTGCTGCGAGGCATTGAGCTAACCTGTACTAATTGCCCGTGAGGCTTAACCATACAACACCCAAGGGGTTTTGTGGACTCAAAGACAGACCTTGAATGAGTTTGAAGAGTTACTTTTAAATACAGTTTTCCGAATTTTAAAATTTGCTTGGCGACCATAGCATTGTGGACCCACCTGATTCCATGCCGAACTCAGAAGTGAAACACAATAGCGCCGATGGTAGTGTGGGGCTTCCCCATGTGAGAGTAGGACATCGCCAGGCTTTAATTTCGACTTTGTCTACAAAGTAGACAAGTCACCATAGAGTTCTAAGTTTTCTTAGTATTTTATGTTGACTTTCAAAGTAGAAAGCGTATTATACGCGTCCTGCTTAAGTGCTAAGGCACTGAAAGCAAAGCTCTTTAACAATTTAAACCTATCAATCTGTGTGGGCACTCGTTGATGAATATCAAAACGTTTTATCGTTAGATAAAACAGATTCTTCGGAATCAAAATGATTTCAATGAACTGAGTGACCAATACAAATAACTTCGGTTATTTGGCACAGTCAATTCATTATCATTCTGTTGGAATGGTAATAGCTTTAGAATTACATGTTTACTTCGGTAAATATTAGTTTTGAAGTCAGTATTCGTTGAGTCACAAAATCTTAAATTGAAGAGTTTGATCATGGCTCAGATTGAACGCTGGCGGCAGGCCTAACACATGCAAGTCGAGCGGAAACGACACTAACAATCCTTCGGGTGCGTTAATGGGCGTCGAGCGGCGGACGGGTGAGTAATGCCTAGGAAATTGCCTTGATGTGGGGGATAACCATTGGAAACGATGGCTAATACCGCATAATGCCTACGGGCCAAAGAGGGGGACCTTCGGGCCTCTCGCGTCAAGATATGCCTAGGTGGGATTAGCTAGTTGGTGAGGTAATGGCTCACCAAGGCGACGATCCCTAGCTGGTCTGAGAGGATGATCAGCCACACTGGAACTGAGACACGGTCCAGACTCCTACGGGAGGCAGCAGTGGGGAATATTGCACAATGGGCGAAAGCCTGATGCAGCCATGCCGCGTGTATGAAGAAGGCCTTCGGGTTGTAAAGTACTTTCAGTTGTGAGGAAGGGGGTAGCGTTAATAGCGCTATCTCTTGACGTTAGCAACAGAAGAAGCACCGGCTAACTCCGTGCCAGCAGCCGCGGTAATACGGAGGGTGCGAGCGTTAATCGGAATTACTGGGCGTAAAGCGCATGCAGGTGGTTCATTAAGTCAGATGTGAAAGCCCGGGGCTCAACCTCGGAACTGCATTTGAAACTGGTGAACTAGAGTACTGTAGAGGGGGGTAGAATTTCAGGTGTAGCGGTGAAATGCGTAGAGATCTGAAGGAATACCAGTGGCGAAGGCGGCCCCCTGGACAGATACTGACACTCAGATGCGAAAGCGTGGGGAGCAAACAGGATTAGATACCCTGGTAGTCCACGCCGTAAACGATGTCTACTTGGAGGTTGTGGCCTTGAGCCGTGGCTTTCGGAGCTAACGCGTTAAGTAGACCGCCTGGGGAGTACGGTCGCAAGATTAAAACTCAAATGAATTGACGGGGGCCCGCACAAGCGGTGGAGCATGTGGTTTAATTCGATGCAACGCGAAGAACCTTACCTACTCTTGACATCCAGAGAAGCCAGCGGAGACGCAGGTGTGCCTTCGGGAGCTCTGAGACAGGTGCTGCATGGCTGTCGTCAGCTCGTGTTGTGAAATGTTGGGTTAAGTCCCGCAACGAGCGCAACCCTTATCCTTGTTTGCCAGCGAGTAATGTCGGGAACTCCAGGGAGACTGCCGGTGATAAACCGGAGGAAGGTGGGGACGACGTCAAGTCATCATGGCCCTTACGAGTAGGGCTACACACGTGCTACAATGGCGCATACAGAGGGCAGCAAGCCAGCGATGGTAAGCGAATCCCAAAAAGTGCGTCGTAGTCCGGATTGGAGTCTGCAACTCGACTCCATGAAGTCGGAATCGCTAGTAATCGTAGATCAGAATGCTACGGTGAATACGTTCCCGGGCCTTGTACACACCGCCCGTCACACCATGGGAGTGGGCTGCAAAAGAAGTGGGTAGTTTAACCTTTCGGGGAGGACGCTCACCACTTTGTGGTTCATGACTGGGGTGAAGTCGTAACAAGGTAGCCCTAGGGGAACCTGGGGCTGGATCACCTCCTTATACGAAGATACTCACGATAAGTGTCCACACAGATTGATTAGGTTTAGAAAAGTTAAGAGACGATATTGGGTCTGTAGCTCAGCTGGTTAGAGCGCTCGCCTGATAAGCGGGAGGTCGGTGGTTCAAGTCCACTCAGACCCACCAATATCGACCTAGATGGGGCTATAGCTCAGCTGGGAGAGCGCCTGCCTTGCACGCAGGAGGTCTGCGGTTCGATCCCGCATAGCTCCACCATCTTTAAGTATTCTCTTAAGAGAGTCTTTAAAAATGGTTTCGAAAGAAATCAAGCTCTTTAACAATTTGGAAAGCTGACTGATTGATTACTTACGAGTAATTCAATCAAATTTAAAAGTTCTCAATGTTTATCTTTTGATAAACACAACAAACACATTCAAGTGTCTTGTATTCGATTCAAATTCGTTTGAATCACATTGAGTCCGGCAAACAGTCATTGAGAATTAACCCTTCTTAATGACAACCAAAAACCTTGGTTAGTTGCCATACACTAAGACCCTTTCGGGTTGTATGGTTAAGTGACTAAGCGTACACGGTGGATGCCTTGGCAGTCAGAGGCGATGAAAGGCGTAATAACTTGCGATAAGCCCAGATTAGGTAGTAATAACCTTTAAGTCTGGGATTCCTGAATGGGGAAACCCACTTACATAAGTAAGTATCCTGTTGTGAATACATAGCAACAGGAGGCAAACCGGGGGAACTGAAACATCTAAGTACCCCGAGGAAGAGAAATCAACCGAGATTCCGAAAGTAGCGGCGAGCGAAATTGGATTAGCCCTTAAGCTTTTAATGAGACAGATGAAGGCTCTGGAAAGTGCCGCAATAGAGGGTGATAGCCCCGTAATCGACATCTCATCATCAGTGAAAACGAGTAGGGCGGGACACGTGATATCCTGTCTGAATATGGGGGGACCATCCTCCAAGGCTAAATACTACTGACTGACCGATAGTGAACCAGTACCGTGAGGGAAAGGCGAAAAGAACCCCTGTGAGGGGAGTGAAATAGAACCTGAAACCGTGTACGTACAAGCAGTAGGAGCACCTTCGTGGTGTGACTGCGTACCTTTTGTATAATGGGTCAGCGACTTAATTTTAGTAGCAAGGTTAACCGTTTAGGGGAGCCGTAGGGAAACCGAGTCTTAACTGGGCGTACAGTTGCTAGGATTAGACCCGAAACCAGGTGATCTAGCCATGGGCAGGTTGAAGGTTGAGTAACATCAACTGGAGGACCGAACCGACTAATGTTGAAAAATTAGCGGATGACTTGTGGCTAGGGGTGAAAGGCCAATCAAACCTGGAGATAGCTGGTTCTCCCCGAAAGCTATTTAGGTAGCGCCTCGGACGAATACTACTGGGGGTAGAGCACTGTTAAGGCTAGGGGGTCATCCCGACTTACCAACCCTTTGCAAACTCCGAATACCAGTAAGTACTATCCGGGAGACACACGGCGGGTGCTAACGTCCGTCGTGGAGAGGGAAACAACCCAGACCGCCAGCTAAGGTCCCAAAGTATAGCTAAGTGGGAAACGATGTGGGAAGGCTCAGACAGCCAGGATGTTGGCTTAGAAGCAGCCATCATTTAAAGAAAGCGTAATAGCTCACTGGTCGAGTCGGCCTGCGCGGAAGATGTAACGGGGCTAAGCTATACACCGAAGCTGCGGCTACGTACCTTAGGGTATGTGGGGTAGGGGAGCGTTCTGTAAGCCGTTGAAGGTGGTCTGTAAGGGCTGCTGGAGGTATCAGAAGTGCGAATGCTGACATGAGTAACGATAAAGGGAGTGAAAAACTCCCTCGCCGGAAGACCAAGGGTTCCTGTCCAACGTTAATCGGGGCAGGGTAAGTCGACTCCTAAGGCGAGGCCGAAAGGCGTAGTCGATGGGAAACGGGTTAATATTCCCGTACTTCTTACAATTGCGATGGGGGGACGGAGAAGGCTAGGTGGGCCTGGCGACGGTTGTCCAGGTTCAAGTACGTAGGCGGAAAGTTTAGGTAAATCCGGACTTTCTTAACGCTGAGATACGATGTCGAGCTACTACGGTAGTGAAGTCATTGATGCCATGCTTCCAGGAAAAGCCTCTAAGCTTCAGATTGTAAGGAATCGTACCCCAAACCGACACAGGTGGTCGGGTAGAGAATACCAAGGCGCTTGAGAGAACTCGGGTGAAGGAACTAGGCAAAATGGTACCGTAACTTCGGGAGAAGGTACGCTCTTATCAGTGAAGTCCCTTGCGGATGGAGCAGACGAGAGTCGCAGATACCAGGTGGCTGCAACTGTTTATTAAAAACACAGCACTGTGCAAAATCGTAAGATGACGTATACGGTGTGACGCCTGCCCGGTGCCGGAAGGTTAATTGATGGGGTTAGACTTCGGTCGAAGCTCTTGATCGAAGCCCCGGTAAACGGCGGCCGTAACTATAACGGTCCTAAGGTAGCGAAATTCCTTGTCGGGTAAGTTCCGACCTGCACGAATGGCGTAATGATGGCCACGCTGTCTCCACCCGAGACTCAGTGAAATTGAAATCGCTGTGAAGATGCAGTGTACCCGCGGCTAGACGGAAAGACCCCGTGAACCTTTACTACAGCTTGGCACTGAACATTGAACCTACATGTGTAGGATAGGTGGGAGACTTTGAAACCGCGTCGCTAGATGTGGTGGAGTCGTCCTTGAAATACCACCCTTGTAGTTTTGATGTTCTAACGTTGGTCCCTGAATCGGGATTACGGACAGTGCCTGGTGGGTAGTTTGACTGGGGCGGTCTCCTCCCAAAGAGTAACGGAGGAGCACGAAGGTGGGCTAAACACGGTTGGACATCGTGTGGTTAGTGCAATGGCATAAGCCCGCTTGACTGCGAGAATGACAATTCGAGCAGGTGCGAAAGCAGGTCATAGTGATCCGGTGGTTCTGAATGGAAGGGCCATCGCTCAACGGATAAAAGGTACTCCGGGGATAACAGGCTGATACCGCCCAAGAGTTCATATCGACGGCGGTGTTTGGCACCTCGATGTCGGCTCATCACATCCTGGGGCTGAAGTCGGTCCCAAGGGTATGGCTGTTCGCCATTTAAAGTGGTACGCGAGCTGGGTTTAGAACGTCGTGAGACAGTTCGGTCCCTATCTGCCGTGGGCGTTGGAAAATTGAAGGGGGCTGCTCCTAGTACGAGAGGACCGGAGTGGACGAACCTCTGGTGTTCGGGTTGTCATGCCAATGGCATTGCCCGGTAGCTAAGTTCGGAATCGATAACCGCTGAAAGCATCTAAGCGGGAAGCGAGCCCTGAGATGAGTTTTCCCTGACGCTATAAGCGTCCTTAAGGGTTGTTCAAGACTAGAACGTTGATAGGCAGGGTGTGTAAGTGCTGCGAGGCATTGAGCTAACCTGTACTAATTGCCCGTGAGGCTTAACCATACAACACCCAAGGGGTTTTGTGGACTCAAAGACAGACCTTGAATGAGTTTGAAGAGTTACTTTTAAATACAGTTTTCCGAATTTTAAAATTTGCTTGGCGACCATAGCATTGTGGACCCACCTGATTCCATGCCGAACTCAGAAGTGAAACACAATAGCGCCGATGGTAGTGTGGGGCTTCCCCATGTGAGAGTAGGACATCGCCAGGCTTTAAATTATGAACGACTTGTCAGCGACGACAAGTAGTCCACTGCGGAGTGGTAGTTCAGTTGGTTAGAATACCGGCCTGTCACGCCGGGGGTCGCGGGTTCGAGTCCCGTCCACTCCGCCACTTATTCGATAACCTCGCCTAGTGCGAGGTTTTTTCGAATCTGAAGTAAGATAAAGTTTTAGGGGTGTAGCTCCAATTGGCAGAGCAGCGGATTCCAAATCCGCGTGTTGGGAGTTCGAATCTCTCCACCCCTGCCATATTTAAGGCTCTAGCATTTATGCTAGAGCCTTTTTGCTTTTTGAATCTAATACATTTTCAGAGCAGCGAATTCCCCGACTTACCCAAATAGCGCGTATTGGGAGTCTAAACTTCCACCCCTGCCGTATCTAAAACCTCAGCAGAAATATTGAGGCTTTTTTGTATCTGGTATTTTTTTCAAAATGGTTTGGGATTACCCTTAACCTTTTTAGAGCTATACCGCAGAAGCTACAGCGGTATAGCTAGCAAAACTCGAAAGCGAATATCTTAGCTTCTTGGCGTTGATCTAATGGAGTAAATCTAATTAACACCATGCAACTCTAATCCTTTGAGTAGTCGATAGCCGGATAATTAGGCTGACCTCTTCTTTTTTGATGTATCACCTGCTTTAGCTAGCTTAAATTGTCGTTACTCTCCCCCCTAACTCTAAAATGATTTGCTCCTCACTCGTTTATCACCACTTTTACTTAATTTGAAATTACTGGTTTAGGTTGCTGACAGTCATTTAGTCTATTAGCCCTAATATCTATATTTTTTTAGTTTTGGGTTCTATCAAAGCGAATTATAGGCAACGAGCTTAGCTGCTTTAAAGCTTGTTTAGTTAGTACTCTCGCGCAGTTTATGATTTGGGAATACAGAGAAGTCATGATTGAATTGAGTTAGCTCTTCTTGGCCAAAAGAAAATAGAAGACTGTGAGAATTTTGAAGCAAAATAAGACGGGTATGGTGACTTGAGAGAAGGGTGATAAATGGATATAAAAAAGGCCGCTTAAGTAAGCGGCCTATGTTCACAAATTCGGAGTGTTAATCTAACTCTTTCTCGGCTTGTTTCGCTTTCTCTATCATAGGAGTAATTGTTGAGCCTTGAACCAGAATCGAGAACACCACGACGGCATAGGTCATGACAAGGATGATCTCTTTTACATCGATGAGCTTATCTTCAATCACCCAGATACCTGATGGTATTGAGAGTGCCATGGCTAGTGCTAAGCCACCGCGTAAGCCGCCCCAAGTTAGAATCTTAATCGACCATGGGTTGTACGTTCTAAAGCGTTTGAATCCGATATAGGACAAGAAAACACTTAGGTAGCGCGCACTCAATACTAGAGGAACTGCGAATGCCATTAAAATCCAGTCTTCTTGGTGGAATTTGAACAGCAGCATCGACATACCGATCAATAAGAATAGTACGCCATTTAAGAACTCATCTATCAACTCCCAGAAGTGGTCTAGGTGATCCTCACTTTCTTTAGAGAATCCGATAAAGCGCGTCCAGTTACCAATCATAATACCTGATACCACCATCGCTAATGGACCTGACACATGTAGAACTTCTGCGAAGGCATAACCGGCCGTCGGGATGCCGATGGTTAGCAGTAATTCCATCGAGTGGTCATCGGTGTTACTGATCAGATAATGGAATATCAAACCTAAAGCAAATCCGTAGACGATACCGCCAATAGCCTCTTGGACGAATAACATTGTCACACTGCCTACTGTCGGCGCCTCTGTACCAAACGCAATGGTGAACAAAGTTACGAAGATAACTAAACCAAAGCCATCATTAAATAGAGACTCTCCTTCGATTTGAGTTGAGATTCGTCTTGGAGCGTCAAGTTTCTTCACTATCGCTAACACTGCTATTGGATCGGTAGGAGAGATTAGAGAACCAAAGAGTAAGCAATAAATCAGATCAAATTGAATACCGATGAACTGACAGAATCCATAGAGCACAAAGCCGATAAAGAATGTTGAAAACAGCGTAGCGCCAAGTGCGAGTACCGTTATTTCCCACTTCTGGTCTTTTAGATTCGGTAATTTAATCCCCAACCCGCCAGCAAAAAGCAGGAAGCCAAGTATTCCTTTGAGTAGGAAGTCTTCAAAGTTGATACTGGCAACGGTTTCTGAGGCGATGTCAGCCAGTTGGAACCAATTGTTTTGTCCTGCAATGATAATCAATAGAGACAGCATCATTGAGCCAGCAGTGATGGCGATGGTTGTCTGCATTTTACCAATTTTGGTATTCACGAAAGCAATGAGCATTGCCGCTGCGGATAAGAAACATAAGGTGTAATAGACCGACATTGGGATTCCAACATGTAACAAAGTATGAGTGTGAATTTTCGTTGTCTCATGCTCAAATAGCAAACATTTTTTTGTCATGAGTCGGTAATCAATTTCCTTTTTAGACGTCTAGACTCCTTTTTAATGTGTGATAGGATGGAAGGATAATTAAAGGAATGAGGTTGTACCGTGGGAAGTAATGTAAGGCAAAAGATTGACGCTCTGTTGAAGCAACGAATTTTACTGATTGATGGTGGCATGGGCACCATGATTCAGGACTATAAATTGGAAGAGCAAGACTATCGTGGTGAACGCTTTGCTGATTGGCATAGTGACCTAAAAGGTAACAATGACCTTTTAGTGCTGACACAACCTCAGCTTATCAAAGATATCCATTCACAATATTTGGAAGCTGGGGCTGACATCCTCGAAACCAATACCTTTAACGCTACAACCATTGCTATGGCCGACTATGATATGGAAAGTCTTAGTGAAGAAATCAACTTTGCTGCCGCCAAGCTTGCCCGTGAAGCTGCTGATGAGTGGACAGCAAAGACCCCAGAAAAACCTCGCTTTGTAGCGGGTGTATTAGGTCCGACTAACCGTACTTGTTCTATCTCTCCAGATGTTAATGATCCGGGTTATCGTAATGTTAGCTTTGATGAGTTGGTCGAAGCATACTCCGAATCGACTCGTGCTCTTATTAAAGGCGGTTCAGATCTAATTCTTATTGAAACTATCTTCGATACACTAAACGCCAAAGCGTGTGCTTTTGCTGTGGAATCTGTTTTCGAAGAAGTGGGTATCACTTTACCTGTAATGATCTCAGGTACCATTACTGATGCATCAGGTCGTACACTTTCAGGTCAAACAACAGAAGCTTTCTACAACGCCCTTCGTCATGTTAAACCTATCTCGTTTGGTTTGAACTGTGCATTAGGCCCTGACGAATTGCGTGAGTATGTCGGTGAGATGTCTCGTATCTCTGAGAGCTATGTTTCTGCTCACCCTAATGCAGGTTTGCCTAACGCATTTGGTGAGTATGATCTTTCACCCGAAGATATGGCTGAACATGTTAAAGAGTGGGCTGAAAGTGGTTTCTTGAATTTGATTGGTGGCTGTTGTGGTACCACGCCAGAGCATATTCGCCAAATGGCGGAAGCGGTTGAAGGTGTTCCCCCTCGTCAGTTGCCCGACCTACCAGTATCGTGTCGTCTATCTGGTTTAGAACCTCTGACCATCGCGAAAGAATCTCTGTTTGTAAACGTTGGTGAACGTACCAATGTTACTGGCTCTGCCCGTTTCAAGCGCTTGATCAAAGAAGAGCTTTACGATGAAGCCTTGAGTGTCGCTCGCGAACAAGTTGAAAATGGCGCTCAGATCATCGATATCAACATGGATGAAGGGATGCTGGACGCTGAAGCGTGCATGGTTAAATTCCTTAATCTATGTGCTTCTGAACCAGAGATTTCAAAAGTACCAGTAATGGTCGACTCTTCAAAATGGGAAGTTATCGAAGCTGGCCTTAAGTGTATTCAGGGTAAAGGTATCGTTAACTCGATCTCTCTGAAAGAAGGCAAAGAGAAGTTCGTAGAGCAAGCCAAGTTAGTTCGTCGTTATGGTGCAGCCGTCATCGTGATGGCTTTTGACGAAGTTGGTCAGGCTGATACTCGAGAACGCAAAGTAGAGATCTGTACTAATGCCTATAACATTCTTGTTGATGAAGTTGGCTTCCCACCTGAAGACATTATCTTTGACCCGAACATTTTCGCGGTTGCGACTGGCATCGATGAGCATAACAACTATGCGGTCGATTTCATCGAAGCTGTGGGAGATATCAAACGCGATCTCCCTCATGCGATGATCTCTGGTGGCGTGTCGAACGTGTCGTTCTCATTCCGTGGCAATAATTATGTTCGTGAAGCAATCCATGCAGTATTCCTATATCACTGTTTTAAGAATGGTATGGATATGGGCATCGTAAACGCTGGTCAGTTAGAAATTTATGATAACGTTCCAGAAGATCTGCGTGATGCTGTTGAAGATGTTGTATTGAACCGTCGTGATGATTCGACGGAACGCTTGCTTGATATGGCAACCGAGTACCTAGAGCGAGCAGTTGGTAAGGTTGAAGATAAATCAGCTTTAGAATGGCGAACTTGGCCTGTCGAGAAGCGCTTAGAGCACTCTTTGGTAAAAGGTATTACCGACTTTATTATTGAAGATACCGAAGAAGCTCGCGTCAATGCCTCTCGTCCTATTGAAGTGATTGAAGGTCCTCTAATGGACGGCATGAACGTTGTAGGTGACCTATTTGGTGAAGGTAAGATGTTCTTACCACAGGTAGTTAAGTCTGCACGTGTAATGAAGCAGGCTGTTGCCCATTTAGAGCCATTCATCAATGCGTCTAAAGAAGTGGGTGCGACTAACGGTAAGATTCTGTTAGCGACCGTTAAAGGCGATGTTCACGATATCGGCAAAAATATCGTTGGCGTGGTTCTGCAGTGTAACAACTACGAAATTATCGACTTAGGTGTGATGGTTTCTTGTGAAAAGATTCTTAAGGTCGCTAAAGAAGAGAACGTCGATATTATTGGCTTATCTGGTTTGATCACGCCATCTCTTGATGAAATGGTACACGTTGCTAAAGAGATGGAAAGACAAGGCTTTAAGCTTCCTCTATTGATTGGTGGCGCGACCACCTCTAAAGCGCACACCGCGGTGAAGATTGAACAAAACTATTCTGAGCCAGTAGTTTACGTAAATAATGCCTCACGTGCTGTAGGTGTTTGTACTTCTCTACTTTCTGATGAATTGAAACCCGCTTTCGTTGAGAAGTTGGATATCGATTATGATCGCGTTCGTGATCAACATAATCGTAAGAAGCCTCGCACTAAGCCTGTGACACTTGAAAAAGCTCGGGCTAATAAAGTGGCGATCGATTGGGATGCTTATACACCACCAGCACCAGCTAAGCCGGGAGTGCACATTTTCAATGACTTCGATGTGGCTACGTTACGTCACTACATCGACTGGACACCGTTCTTTATGACGTGGTCATTGGTTGGTAAGTACCCAGCTATTCTTGAGCATGAAGAAGTGGGCGAAGAAGCGAAACGTTTATTCAAAGACGCGAACGATCTGTTAGATCGTGTGGAGAAAGAGAAACTACTTGAAGCTCGAGGTATGTGTGCCATGTTCCCTGCCAACAGTGTCGGTGATGACATTGAAGTGTATACCGATGAATCTCGTACTGAGGTGTTAAAGGTTCTGCATAACCTTCGCCAACAGACAGAGAAACCAAAAGGCTTTAACTACTGTTTGTCTGATTACATCGCTCCAAAAGAAAGCGGT from Vibrio pomeroyi encodes the following:
- a CDS encoding cation:proton antiporter; protein product: MSVYYTLCFLSAAAMLIAFVNTKIGKMQTTIAITAGSMMLSLLIIIAGQNNWFQLADIASETVASINFEDFLLKGILGFLLFAGGLGIKLPNLKDQKWEITVLALGATLFSTFFIGFVLYGFCQFIGIQFDLIYCLLFGSLISPTDPIAVLAIVKKLDAPRRISTQIEGESLFNDGFGLVIFVTLFTIAFGTEAPTVGSVTMLFVQEAIGGIVYGFALGLIFHYLISNTDDHSMELLLTIGIPTAGYAFAEVLHVSGPLAMVVSGIMIGNWTRFIGFSKESEDHLDHFWELIDEFLNGVLFLLIGMSMLLFKFHQEDWILMAFAVPLVLSARYLSVFLSYIGFKRFRTYNPWSIKILTWGGLRGGLALAMALSIPSGIWVIEDKLIDVKEIILVMTYAVVVFSILVQGSTITPMIEKAKQAEKELD
- the metH gene encoding methionine synthase encodes the protein MGSNVRQKIDALLKQRILLIDGGMGTMIQDYKLEEQDYRGERFADWHSDLKGNNDLLVLTQPQLIKDIHSQYLEAGADILETNTFNATTIAMADYDMESLSEEINFAAAKLAREAADEWTAKTPEKPRFVAGVLGPTNRTCSISPDVNDPGYRNVSFDELVEAYSESTRALIKGGSDLILIETIFDTLNAKACAFAVESVFEEVGITLPVMISGTITDASGRTLSGQTTEAFYNALRHVKPISFGLNCALGPDELREYVGEMSRISESYVSAHPNAGLPNAFGEYDLSPEDMAEHVKEWAESGFLNLIGGCCGTTPEHIRQMAEAVEGVPPRQLPDLPVSCRLSGLEPLTIAKESLFVNVGERTNVTGSARFKRLIKEELYDEALSVAREQVENGAQIIDINMDEGMLDAEACMVKFLNLCASEPEISKVPVMVDSSKWEVIEAGLKCIQGKGIVNSISLKEGKEKFVEQAKLVRRYGAAVIVMAFDEVGQADTRERKVEICTNAYNILVDEVGFPPEDIIFDPNIFAVATGIDEHNNYAVDFIEAVGDIKRDLPHAMISGGVSNVSFSFRGNNYVREAIHAVFLYHCFKNGMDMGIVNAGQLEIYDNVPEDLRDAVEDVVLNRRDDSTERLLDMATEYLERAVGKVEDKSALEWRTWPVEKRLEHSLVKGITDFIIEDTEEARVNASRPIEVIEGPLMDGMNVVGDLFGEGKMFLPQVVKSARVMKQAVAHLEPFINASKEVGATNGKILLATVKGDVHDIGKNIVGVVLQCNNYEIIDLGVMVSCEKILKVAKEENVDIIGLSGLITPSLDEMVHVAKEMERQGFKLPLLIGGATTSKAHTAVKIEQNYSEPVVYVNNASRAVGVCTSLLSDELKPAFVEKLDIDYDRVRDQHNRKKPRTKPVTLEKARANKVAIDWDAYTPPAPAKPGVHIFNDFDVATLRHYIDWTPFFMTWSLVGKYPAILEHEEVGEEAKRLFKDANDLLDRVEKEKLLEARGMCAMFPANSVGDDIEVYTDESRTEVLKVLHNLRQQTEKPKGFNYCLSDYIAPKESGKADWIGGFAVTGGIGERELADEYKANGDDYNAIMIQAVADRLAEAFAEYLHKEVRKDIWGYSPDEDLSNDDLIREKYQGIRPAPGYPACPEHTEKGTLWELMDVEKAIDMSLTSSYAMWPGASVSGMYFSHPDARYFAIAQIQQDQVDSYADRKGWDMLEAEKWLGPNIN